Proteins found in one Paenibacillus borealis genomic segment:
- the tkt gene encoding transketolase, whose translation MTEQAKKDQAIHKEENSTVDNLAITTIRTLAIDAIEKANSGHPGMPMGSAPMGYQLFAKTMNHNPDHPTWVNRDRFVLSAGHGSMLLYSLLHLSGYDLPMEELKQFRQWGSLTPGHPEFGHTAGVDATTGPLGQGIGMAVGMAMAEAQLGATYNKDEHNVIDHYTYAICGDGDLMEGISSESASLAGHLKLGKLIVMYDSNDISLDGKLNLAFSENVAKRFEAYGWQVLRVEDGNDLPALGKALAEAQADSSKPTLIEVKTVIGYGSPNKQGKGGHGGTHGSPLGADEAKLTKDFYKWVYEEDFFVPDEVRASFAEVKAKGIAANKAWDEKFAAYKKAYPELAAQLETALSGELPEGWDANLPFYKAEDKAVSTRVASGNALNGLTAGIPQLVGGSADLESSTMTHLNGLSQFTSESYDGRNIYFGVREFGMAAAMNGIALHSGLKVFGGTFFVFTDYLRPAVRLASIMKLPVTYVLTHDSIAVGEDGPTHEPIEQLASLRIIPGLTVLRPADGNETSAAWAYAMENTANPVALVLTRQNLPILPGTVDGVRDNIKRGGYVVSDSKNGTPQAQIIATGSEVQLAVKAQAALAEEGIDVRVISLPSWDLFEKQDKAYRDSVILPEVKARLAIEMAQTFGWERYTGDQGDILGITTFGASAPGDTVIREYGFTVENVVSRVKALL comes from the coding sequence ATGACTGAACAAGCAAAAAAAGATCAAGCCATTCATAAAGAAGAAAACTCGACGGTGGACAACCTGGCCATCACTACGATCCGTACACTTGCTATTGATGCGATTGAAAAAGCGAATTCCGGACATCCCGGCATGCCGATGGGTTCCGCACCTATGGGATACCAGTTGTTCGCCAAGACGATGAATCATAACCCGGATCACCCGACTTGGGTCAACCGTGACCGTTTTGTATTGTCCGCCGGACATGGTTCCATGCTGCTCTACAGTTTGCTGCACCTGAGCGGCTATGATCTGCCGATGGAAGAATTGAAGCAGTTCCGCCAATGGGGCAGCCTGACACCGGGACATCCGGAGTTCGGCCACACTGCAGGTGTAGATGCGACAACCGGTCCGCTTGGACAAGGTATCGGTATGGCTGTAGGTATGGCAATGGCTGAAGCGCAGCTGGGTGCTACTTACAATAAAGACGAACATAATGTGATCGACCACTATACGTACGCAATTTGTGGCGACGGCGACCTGATGGAAGGGATCTCTTCCGAGTCAGCTTCGCTTGCTGGCCATCTGAAGCTGGGCAAACTGATTGTAATGTATGATTCCAATGATATTTCCCTCGACGGCAAGCTGAACCTTGCGTTCTCCGAGAATGTGGCCAAACGTTTCGAAGCTTACGGCTGGCAGGTTCTGCGCGTAGAAGACGGCAACGATCTTCCTGCACTGGGTAAGGCTCTTGCTGAGGCTCAAGCTGACAGCAGCAAGCCAACATTGATCGAAGTGAAGACTGTTATCGGCTACGGCAGCCCGAACAAACAAGGTAAAGGCGGCCATGGCGGTACTCACGGCTCCCCGCTGGGTGCTGATGAAGCCAAACTTACGAAGGACTTCTACAAATGGGTATATGAAGAAGATTTCTTTGTACCGGATGAAGTGCGCGCCAGCTTTGCTGAAGTGAAAGCCAAAGGGATTGCAGCTAACAAAGCATGGGATGAGAAGTTTGCAGCCTACAAGAAAGCTTATCCTGAGCTTGCGGCACAGCTTGAGACTGCACTCAGCGGCGAGCTTCCTGAAGGCTGGGATGCTAATCTGCCATTCTACAAAGCAGAAGACAAAGCCGTATCCACCCGTGTAGCTTCCGGTAATGCGCTGAACGGTTTGACTGCCGGTATTCCGCAGCTGGTTGGGGGTTCTGCTGACCTTGAGAGCTCGACAATGACTCACTTGAACGGTCTGTCCCAGTTCACTTCGGAATCTTATGACGGCCGTAACATTTACTTCGGCGTCCGTGAATTCGGGATGGCTGCGGCCATGAACGGGATTGCACTGCACAGCGGTCTCAAAGTATTCGGCGGTACGTTCTTCGTATTCACGGATTATCTGCGTCCGGCTGTCCGTCTGGCTTCCATCATGAAGCTGCCGGTAACCTACGTGCTCACACATGACAGTATCGCTGTTGGTGAAGACGGTCCTACCCATGAGCCGATTGAACAGCTGGCTTCCCTGCGTATCATTCCAGGCCTTACGGTGCTTCGTCCGGCTGACGGCAACGAAACTTCAGCAGCTTGGGCTTATGCTATGGAGAACACAGCCAATCCGGTAGCGCTGGTACTGACCCGTCAGAACCTGCCGATCCTGCCAGGAACTGTGGACGGCGTACGTGATAACATCAAACGCGGCGGCTATGTAGTTTCTGATTCCAAGAACGGTACCCCGCAGGCACAGATCATTGCTACAGGCTCTGAAGTACAGCTGGCTGTTAAGGCTCAGGCTGCTCTTGCTGAAGAAGGTATCGATGTTCGTGTAATCAGCTTGCCAAGCTGGGATCTGTTCGAGAAACAGGATAAGGCTTACCGCGACTCCGTTATTCTGCCTGAAGTGAAAGCCCGCCTGGCGATTGAAATGGCGCAGACCTTCGGCTGGGAACGTTATACAGGCGATCAAGGCGACATCCTGGGTATCACTACCTTCGGCGCTTCTGCCCCTGGCGATACAGTAATCAGAGAGTACGGCTTCACCGTGGAAAATGTAGTCAGCCGCGTGAAAGCCCTGCTATAA
- a CDS encoding pyrimidine/purine nucleoside phosphorylase, whose amino-acid sequence MSQFTNATIQKAANIYYDGKVTSRTVTLEDGTKVTLGIMLPGVYEFGTEGPETMEILSGKLKVLLPGTDVWKDIDGTETFHVPGNSKFALEVFALTDYCCSYPIV is encoded by the coding sequence ATGAGTCAGTTCACCAACGCGACAATTCAAAAAGCAGCGAACATCTATTACGACGGAAAAGTTACCAGCCGTACAGTTACTTTAGAGGATGGTACTAAGGTGACACTCGGCATTATGCTGCCTGGAGTATATGAATTCGGCACTGAAGGTCCGGAGACGATGGAAATCCTCTCAGGTAAGCTTAAAGTACTGCTTCCCGGTACTGACGTGTGGAAAGACATCGATGGAACAGAAACGTTCCATGTTCCCGGCAACTCCAAATTTGCGCTGGAAGTCTTCGCATTAACTGATTATTGCTGTTCTTACCCGATTGTGTAA
- a CDS encoding NAD(P)-dependent oxidoreductase, translating to MKQIGFIGLGTMGAPMASNLLRSGFEVTVYNRTAEKCRPLEQEGAKVAATPQAAAEGKNVIITMISNDDSIREVFYGNNGILATLQPGTTVVDSSTISPGLAKEIAAAVEERGGSFLDAPVTGSKPAAIEGTLVFMVGGSAAVIEEHRDIFDSMGRLLLHMGANGSGAVAKLAHNAMVGIHNVALAEGFSIAVKSGVPADKFLELVKNGSAGSKQAELKGQKIIDNDFSNQFSLALMLKDLKLASSLSDSTGVPSPMLGVAKSMFQAGFNHGYGDEDLSAVVKSYEDWIGQKIGGKADQE from the coding sequence ATGAAACAGATCGGCTTTATCGGACTCGGAACGATGGGAGCGCCTATGGCGTCGAACCTGCTGCGCAGCGGCTTTGAGGTTACGGTGTACAACCGCACAGCAGAGAAATGCAGACCTCTGGAGCAGGAAGGCGCGAAGGTTGCCGCTACCCCGCAGGCTGCGGCTGAAGGCAAGAATGTTATTATTACCATGATCAGCAATGATGATTCGATCCGGGAAGTCTTCTACGGTAATAATGGCATTCTGGCTACCCTTCAGCCCGGAACCACCGTTGTAGATTCCAGCACCATCTCACCCGGCCTCGCGAAGGAAATTGCCGCGGCCGTAGAAGAACGGGGCGGCAGCTTCCTCGATGCTCCGGTAACGGGCAGCAAGCCTGCGGCCATCGAAGGCACTCTCGTCTTCATGGTTGGCGGCAGCGCCGCAGTTATTGAAGAGCATCGTGATATCTTTGACTCCATGGGCAGACTGCTGCTGCATATGGGTGCTAACGGCAGCGGTGCCGTAGCCAAGCTCGCTCACAATGCCATGGTCGGCATTCATAATGTCGCACTCGCCGAAGGCTTCTCCATCGCCGTGAAATCAGGCGTTCCCGCAGACAAGTTCCTCGAGCTGGTGAAGAACGGATCGGCAGGCAGCAAACAGGCTGAGCTGAAGGGACAGAAGATTATTGATAATGATTTCAGCAACCAGTTCTCCCTTGCCCTGATGCTCAAGGATCTCAAGCTGGCATCCTCGCTCAGCGATTCCACCGGCGTACCCTCCCCTATGCTTGGTGTAGCCAAGAGCATGTTCCAGGCGGGCTTCAACCACGGCTACGGCGACGAAGACCTATCCGCTGTGGTGAAATCCTACGAAGACTGGATCGGCCAGAAGATTGGCGGCAAGGCTGACCAGGAGTAG
- a CDS encoding glucose-6-phosphate isomerase — MSKKINFDYTKALSFFSQTEIDYFAAPVKLAHEQLHNKSGAGSDYLGWIDLPTAYDKEEFARIQQAAKKIQSDSDVLIVIGIGGSYLGARAAIEALSHSFYNNLSKDKRKTPEVYFAGNNISSTYITHLLDLVEGKDFSVNVISKSGTTTEPAIAFRIFRAALEKKYGKEEARKRIYATTDKEKGALKKLANEEGYESFIIPDDVGGRYSVLTPVGLLPIAVAGINIEEMMQGAAAAADEFNNPDVATNQSYQYAAVRNALYRKGKTTEILVNYEPSLHFVSEWWKQLYGESEGKDYKGIYPSSVDFSTDLHSMGQFIQEGNRNIFETVIQVEQVQHHVSIESDPDDLDGLNFLTGKTMDFVNKKAFQGTMLAHTDGQVPNLIVTIPDQTPYTFGYLVYFFEKACGISGYLLGVNPFDQPGVEAYKKNMFALLGKPGYEKEKAELEARLTE; from the coding sequence ATGTCCAAGAAGATTAATTTTGACTACACCAAAGCCCTTTCCTTCTTCAGCCAGACTGAGATTGACTATTTCGCCGCTCCGGTGAAACTGGCCCACGAACAGCTGCATAACAAGAGCGGAGCCGGCTCCGATTACCTGGGCTGGATTGATCTCCCTACAGCGTATGACAAGGAAGAGTTCGCCCGTATCCAGCAGGCTGCCAAGAAGATTCAGAGTGATTCCGATGTACTGATCGTTATCGGTATCGGCGGATCTTACCTGGGAGCACGCGCAGCTATTGAGGCGCTTTCGCATTCTTTCTACAATAACCTGTCCAAGGACAAACGCAAGACTCCGGAAGTTTATTTTGCCGGCAACAACATCAGCTCTACCTACATCACGCATTTGCTTGATCTTGTAGAAGGCAAAGACTTCTCCGTGAACGTGATCTCCAAATCCGGTACAACTACTGAACCGGCCATTGCTTTCCGTATCTTCCGTGCAGCACTGGAGAAGAAATACGGCAAGGAAGAGGCACGCAAACGTATCTACGCAACTACAGACAAGGAGAAGGGCGCACTCAAGAAGCTGGCTAATGAAGAAGGCTACGAGTCGTTCATTATTCCTGATGATGTAGGCGGACGTTATTCCGTACTGACACCGGTAGGCCTTCTGCCCATCGCTGTAGCCGGAATCAACATTGAAGAAATGATGCAAGGGGCTGCAGCTGCTGCCGATGAGTTCAACAATCCGGATGTAGCTACGAACCAGAGCTATCAATATGCTGCAGTACGTAACGCACTTTACCGCAAAGGCAAGACTACGGAAATCCTCGTGAACTACGAGCCATCCCTGCACTTTGTATCTGAATGGTGGAAACAGCTCTACGGCGAAAGCGAAGGTAAGGATTACAAAGGAATCTATCCTTCCTCCGTTGACTTCTCGACAGACCTGCACTCCATGGGTCAGTTCATTCAAGAAGGTAACCGCAATATCTTTGAAACGGTTATCCAGGTAGAACAGGTACAGCACCATGTATCGATCGAGTCTGATCCTGATGATCTGGACGGACTGAACTTCCTGACGGGCAAGACGATGGACTTCGTGAACAAGAAGGCCTTCCAGGGAACCATGCTGGCGCACACAGACGGCCAAGTGCCGAACCTGATCGTCACTATTCCTGACCAGACGCCTTATACTTTCGGCTATCTGGTGTACTTCTTCGAGAAAGCCTGCGGCATCAGCGGATACCTGCTGGGTGTGAATCCATTCGACCAGCCGGGCGTTGAAGCATACAAGAAGAATATGTTCGCATTGCTGGGTAAACCGGGCTACGAGAAAGAAAAGGCAGAGCTGGAAGCCAGACTTACCGAGTAG
- a CDS encoding YigZ family protein, with product MLEQYRTVRAPGSREVVIRKSRFIGHVMPVETEEEAVQFIEDIKKQHWNATHNCSAYMIGERDEIQRQSDDGEPSGTAGKPILEVIRSQKVKNVAIVVTRYFGGIMLGAGGLIRAYSDGAVLALEAGEVITRVLRREVFVEIEYTWLGKVENALRGRGIQTGETLFTDKVTLLCLPRNDEGDAFIAWITDLTGAQAQVTEGRRLYYSEGE from the coding sequence ATGCTGGAACAATACCGGACGGTGCGTGCTCCCGGTTCGCGGGAAGTCGTAATCCGTAAATCACGCTTCATCGGACATGTAATGCCGGTGGAGACCGAAGAAGAAGCCGTGCAATTCATAGAAGATATCAAGAAGCAGCATTGGAACGCTACACATAACTGCTCTGCTTATATGATCGGCGAGAGGGATGAGATCCAAAGACAGTCGGATGACGGTGAACCGAGTGGAACGGCCGGGAAACCGATTTTGGAGGTAATCCGCAGCCAAAAGGTTAAAAATGTCGCTATTGTAGTTACCCGTTATTTCGGAGGCATTATGCTGGGCGCAGGCGGACTGATTCGTGCCTACTCGGACGGTGCAGTACTGGCACTTGAAGCCGGAGAGGTAATCACCCGTGTACTGAGGCGGGAGGTATTCGTGGAAATCGAATACACCTGGCTGGGCAAGGTGGAGAACGCGCTGCGGGGCAGAGGCATCCAGACTGGTGAAACTTTATTTACGGATAAGGTTACACTGCTATGTCTTCCGCGTAATGATGAAGGTGACGCATTTATCGCATGGATAACCGATCTTACCGGGGCGCAAGCCCAGGTTACGGAAGGGCGGCGGCTTTACTACAGCGAAGGGGAATAA
- a CDS encoding TetR/AcrR family transcriptional regulator — protein MARRAVEQELSRERILEAARHLFITKGYRAISMRSIGQHLGYSHGSLYYHFKEKAELFYAIVVEDFNHVATLLNQAMNMPPEEGMTRVEQLIMEFIRFGLNHPYQYEIMFMIRDEELLAYCRAEQGRCFELFASIVRRHMKEEGYVSEDWQSVPLTLFLSAHGFISYYIQDKVLFEDVKQAALTHVKVLSRSL, from the coding sequence ATGGCAAGAAGAGCAGTGGAGCAGGAGTTGTCGAGGGAAAGGATACTGGAGGCGGCGAGGCATCTTTTTATAACCAAAGGGTATCGTGCCATTTCGATGCGCAGCATCGGCCAGCACCTGGGATATAGCCACGGTTCCCTCTATTATCATTTCAAAGAGAAGGCTGAATTGTTCTATGCGATCGTAGTCGAGGATTTCAATCATGTGGCCACACTGCTGAATCAGGCGATGAACATGCCTCCGGAAGAGGGAATGACCCGGGTGGAGCAGCTGATCATGGAGTTCATCCGCTTCGGGCTGAATCATCCGTATCAGTACGAGATCATGTTCATGATCCGCGATGAAGAGCTGCTTGCTTATTGTAGAGCAGAACAGGGCCGATGTTTCGAGTTATTTGCTAGTATTGTCCGCCGTCATATGAAGGAAGAGGGATATGTGTCGGAAGACTGGCAAAGTGTGCCGCTGACCCTGTTCTTATCTGCTCACGGATTTATTTCATATTATATTCAAGATAAGGTACTGTTCGAAGATGTGAAGCAAGCTGCACTTACTCATGTCAAAGTACTAAGCCGCAGTTTATAA
- a CDS encoding secondary thiamine-phosphate synthase enzyme YjbQ, with protein sequence MLHTLEISTSKRDELRDITREVQSFVKKSAVQNGIIVVYCPHTTAGIAINENADPDVKHDVLMRLDEVYPWEHPKYRHAEGNTASHLKSITAGPSQTLIIHEGALLLGRWQGIYFCEFDGPRHRQCYLKIVGG encoded by the coding sequence ATGCTTCATACTTTGGAGATCAGCACCAGTAAACGGGATGAGCTGCGGGATATTACCCGCGAGGTTCAGTCTTTTGTGAAGAAAAGCGCAGTGCAGAACGGAATTATAGTAGTGTATTGTCCGCACACCACAGCGGGGATTGCGATTAATGAGAACGCCGACCCGGATGTGAAACATGATGTGCTGATGCGCCTGGATGAGGTATATCCCTGGGAGCATCCGAAATACCGTCACGCCGAGGGCAATACCGCTTCCCATCTGAAGTCGATCACTGCAGGTCCTTCCCAGACCCTTATTATTCATGAAGGAGCCTTGCTGCTGGGCCGCTGGCAGGGGATCTATTTCTGTGAATTCGACGGTCCAAGACACCGGCAGTGTTATCTGAAAATCGTCGGGGGCTAG
- the cysT gene encoding sulfate ABC transporter permease subunit CysT, whose amino-acid sequence MNSLIRHKGWTWGFRTTILLYFVVLIVLPILGVYYNSFSLGLGSFVESIMDPIAWKSVLLTLKLAVISTLINVLLGTMIAWVLIRYKFPGKALLNSLVDLPFALPTAVGGLMILLLLGPGSLIGGLAESLGFEIVFHQPAIVIAMVFVTFPFVIRAVQPLLEELDASEEEAAYTMGAKPSRVFLQVILPSMSPGMIGGGMLAFSRALAEFGAVVLVAGNIPGRTLVSSVFIFGEVESDNPVGAAAVSIILLTLSFLILWLISLLQMRGRRS is encoded by the coding sequence TTGAATTCGTTGATTAGACACAAGGGCTGGACTTGGGGATTCCGAACAACTATTTTACTTTATTTTGTAGTGCTGATTGTGCTGCCGATACTCGGTGTCTATTACAATTCATTTTCGCTCGGGTTGGGCAGTTTTGTCGAGAGTATTATGGATCCGATTGCCTGGAAGTCGGTCTTACTGACACTTAAGCTGGCGGTTATCTCAACACTCATTAATGTACTGCTGGGGACGATGATTGCCTGGGTGCTCATACGCTATAAATTTCCCGGCAAAGCGCTGCTGAACAGCCTGGTTGATCTCCCGTTTGCCCTGCCTACTGCCGTTGGAGGCTTAATGATTCTGCTGCTGCTGGGTCCGGGAAGCCTGATCGGCGGTCTGGCGGAGTCGCTGGGGTTTGAGATTGTTTTTCATCAGCCGGCGATTGTCATTGCTATGGTCTTCGTCACTTTTCCCTTCGTGATCCGGGCGGTGCAGCCGCTGCTGGAGGAGCTGGACGCTTCTGAAGAAGAGGCGGCGTATACGATGGGGGCTAAGCCCAGCCGGGTCTTCCTGCAGGTCATTCTGCCGTCGATGTCACCGGGGATGATTGGCGGCGGAATGCTGGCCTTCTCCCGGGCGCTCGCTGAATTCGGAGCGGTTGTGCTGGTGGCGGGCAATATTCCGGGGCGGACGCTGGTGTCTTCCGTATTTATTTTCGGTGAAGTTGAGAGTGATAATCCGGTCGGGGCCGCAGCGGTCTCCATCATTCTTCTGACCTTGTCCTTTCTTATTCTCTGGCTGATTAGTCTGCTGCAGATGCGGGGGAGAAGATCATGA
- a CDS encoding sulfate ABC transporter permease subunit, with product MRKLWITLTYLVFFLLIAAPLGKMTIGAFSEGWGGFWNALSRPEALHALMMTGFVVVVVTLLNTLFGIMMALYLVRANWLGRRLKSLLNSIVDLPYAVSPVIGGLMIVLLLGPDSALGALFEQIGVKIVYAFPGMVIATLFVTFPLMVREVMPVLQEIGSQQEEAASTLGAYGWTTFWKVTWPSIRWAVIYGVILTVARSLGEFGAVLVVSGNIMNKTQTATTLVYQDVENFNVTAAGGIALVLAAFSAGLLLLMEWSKRRKGVH from the coding sequence ATGAGAAAACTCTGGATTACACTGACGTATCTCGTATTCTTCCTGCTGATTGCCGCGCCGCTGGGTAAAATGACGATCGGTGCCTTCAGCGAAGGCTGGGGCGGCTTCTGGAATGCCCTGTCCCGTCCGGAGGCGCTGCACGCGCTGATGATGACCGGATTTGTGGTGGTTGTAGTTACACTGCTGAATACGCTGTTTGGCATTATGATGGCCTTATATCTGGTACGGGCGAACTGGCTGGGACGGCGCCTGAAAAGCCTGCTGAACAGCATCGTTGACCTGCCTTATGCGGTATCGCCGGTGATCGGCGGCCTGATGATTGTCCTGCTGCTGGGGCCTGATAGTGCGCTGGGCGCGTTGTTTGAACAAATCGGAGTGAAGATTGTATATGCTTTTCCCGGAATGGTCATTGCCACATTGTTCGTGACCTTCCCGCTGATGGTGCGTGAGGTGATGCCGGTGCTGCAGGAGATTGGCTCCCAGCAGGAGGAAGCGGCTTCGACGCTTGGTGCGTATGGCTGGACGACCTTCTGGAAGGTGACCTGGCCTTCGATCCGCTGGGCCGTGATCTATGGGGTGATTCTTACGGTGGCCCGTTCGCTTGGTGAATTCGGGGCGGTGCTCGTTGTATCCGGCAATATTATGAACAAAACCCAGACCGCGACCACGCTGGTCTATCAGGATGTCGAGAATTTCAATGTTACGGCTGCGGGCGGTATAGCGCTGGTGCTGGCCGCATTCTCCGCGGGTCTGCTGCTGTTGATGGAATGGAGCAAGAGAAGAAAGGGTGTGCACTAG
- a CDS encoding sulfate/molybdate ABC transporter ATP-binding protein translates to MHVEVRGLNKHFGDFHAVKDVNFGITKGHLIGLLGPSGGGKTSILRMLAGLETPDSGEIIFHGKTVNNLPPQEREIGFVFQNYALFKHMTVFENIAFGLKVKKTSKNAIRDRVAELVELTGLKGFEKRYPHQLSGGQRQRVAFARALAPQPQLLLLDEPFAAIDAKIRQELRSWLRELIERVGITSIFVTHDQDEAIEVADEIMIINQGRLEQKGTPWDIYKEPKTPFVATFIGESTLIESASELKGFKGAGGGKPTKALIRPEYIEVGQLHEFKMASATEQGVVKHLHFRGSEWLVEVEVNGHKLVTYRSLEKDTLTPGQEISVLVHRAYLFNDERSWIQENGLKEDPMPVFI, encoded by the coding sequence ATGCATGTAGAGGTCCGGGGACTTAATAAGCATTTTGGAGATTTCCACGCCGTGAAGGACGTCAATTTCGGGATTACCAAAGGTCATCTGATCGGGCTGCTCGGCCCCAGCGGAGGCGGCAAAACCTCCATCCTGCGTATGCTGGCGGGACTGGAGACACCGGACAGCGGGGAGATTATTTTCCATGGCAAGACCGTGAATAACTTACCGCCCCAGGAGCGTGAGATCGGCTTCGTGTTCCAGAACTATGCGCTGTTTAAGCACATGACCGTGTTTGAGAATATTGCCTTCGGGCTGAAGGTGAAAAAGACTTCGAAAAATGCCATCCGTGACCGCGTGGCCGAGCTGGTGGAGCTTACCGGACTGAAAGGCTTCGAGAAGCGGTATCCGCATCAGCTGTCCGGCGGGCAGCGCCAGCGTGTGGCTTTTGCCCGGGCGCTTGCCCCTCAGCCGCAGCTGCTGCTGCTGGATGAGCCGTTCGCGGCGATTGATGCCAAGATCCGCCAGGAGCTGCGTTCCTGGCTGCGGGAGCTGATTGAGCGTGTCGGCATTACCTCCATCTTCGTTACCCATGACCAGGATGAGGCGATTGAGGTGGCGGATGAGATTATGATCATCAACCAGGGCCGCCTGGAGCAAAAGGGTACGCCGTGGGATATCTACAAGGAGCCGAAAACTCCGTTCGTGGCCACCTTTATCGGGGAATCGACGCTGATTGAAAGTGCTTCCGAGCTGAAGGGCTTCAAAGGGGCAGGCGGCGGCAAGCCGACCAAGGCGCTGATCCGTCCCGAGTATATCGAGGTGGGCCAGCTGCATGAATTCAAAATGGCTTCAGCCACAGAGCAGGGTGTTGTGAAGCATCTGCATTTCCGCGGCAGCGAATGGCTGGTGGAGGTTGAGGTAAACGGGCATAAGCTGGTAACCTATCGCTCGTTGGAGAAGGATACGCTGACTCCCGGGCAGGAAATTTCCGTGCTTGTGCACCGCGCCTACCTGTTCAATGACGAGCGGAGCTGGATTCAGGAGAATGGGCTGAAGGAAGATCCAATGCCTGTATTTATTTAA
- a CDS encoding sulfate ABC transporter substrate-binding protein: protein MRLIRRSRQLHGWLAVLMLAVLTLTAAGCGNEQEGSTAAAAQQGDLTLVVGAYSVAKDAMGEILPLFAEEWQAKTGQKIVFQQSYEASGTQARAIAGGFEADVTLLAMEGDVEKLVKAGLVEKSWKERGEAGMVTRSVVALGTREGNPKGIRDFADLAKPDVKVLYPNPKTSGGAQWDINAIYGAGLKLSEEQKGAKDPAAAKAFLESIHANVESLDKSGRASMAAFEYGVGDVIVTYENELLARIAQGVKYEVIIPQNTILIENPAAVVDKYADEHGTREAAEALVDYLTTPEAQEVFAKFGFRPVNEQVYAEHESQYPVPAGLFDINYLGGWEEVRTTLYSKRGIWYQVLAGI, encoded by the coding sequence ATGAGGCTTATCAGAAGGAGCAGACAACTGCACGGATGGCTGGCTGTCTTAATGCTGGCGGTGCTCACACTGACCGCCGCCGGCTGCGGAAATGAGCAGGAAGGTTCAACAGCAGCTGCTGCGCAGCAGGGAGACCTGACTCTTGTGGTCGGTGCGTACAGTGTAGCGAAGGATGCGATGGGCGAGATTCTGCCCTTGTTCGCGGAGGAATGGCAGGCCAAGACCGGCCAAAAAATCGTATTCCAGCAGTCCTATGAGGCTTCCGGAACCCAGGCGCGGGCGATTGCCGGCGGATTCGAGGCGGATGTCACTCTGCTGGCGATGGAAGGCGATGTGGAGAAGCTGGTCAAAGCGGGCTTAGTGGAGAAGAGCTGGAAGGAACGCGGCGAGGCCGGAATGGTCACGCGCTCGGTTGTGGCTCTGGGCACACGGGAAGGCAATCCCAAGGGCATTCGTGATTTTGCCGACTTGGCGAAGCCGGATGTGAAGGTGCTCTATCCCAATCCGAAGACCTCCGGCGGTGCACAGTGGGACATCAATGCCATCTATGGGGCGGGTCTGAAGCTGTCTGAGGAACAGAAGGGGGCGAAAGACCCTGCAGCCGCGAAAGCTTTTCTGGAGAGCATACACGCCAACGTAGAGTCTCTGGATAAAAGCGGACGCGCTTCGATGGCGGCCTTCGAATACGGGGTAGGCGATGTAATCGTCACTTATGAGAATGAGCTGCTCGCGCGGATAGCCCAAGGGGTGAAGTATGAGGTCATCATCCCGCAGAATACAATCCTGATCGAGAACCCTGCTGCGGTAGTGGACAAATATGCGGATGAGCATGGCACCCGTGAGGCAGCGGAGGCGCTGGTGGATTATCTGACCACACCGGAGGCGCAGGAGGTCTTCGCCAAATTCGGCTTCCGTCCGGTGAACGAGCAGGTCTATGCGGAGCATGAGAGCCAGTATCCGGTTCCTGCCGGCTTGTTCGATATTAACTACCTTGGAGGCTGGGAAGAAGTCCGCACGACCCTGTATTCCAAGCGTGGTATCTGGTATCAGGTGCTGGCCGGGATCTAG